A window of the Gossypium hirsutum isolate 1008001.06 chromosome A05, Gossypium_hirsutum_v2.1, whole genome shotgun sequence genome harbors these coding sequences:
- the LOC107938219 gene encoding calcium-binding protein KRP1, translating into MGSRNVVVFEDFFPAMVEKLGAEGFMKELSNGFQLLVDGDKGVITFESLKRNSALLGLKEMSDEEVVCMLREGDLDGDGALNEMEFCTLMLRLSPDLMNNSRNLLVEAILNFYALCQISIN; encoded by the coding sequence ATGGGATCTCGAAATGTGGTGGTGTTCGAGGATTTTTTCCCCGCCATGGTTGAGAAATTGGGTGCTGAAGGTTTTATGAAGGAGCTGAGCAATGGGTTTCAGTTGCTTGTCGATGGAGACAAGGGAGTGATCACTTTCGAGAGCTTGAAAAGGAACTCGGCATTGCTTGGTTTGAAAGAGATGAGCGATGAGGAAGTGGTTTGCATGTTGAGAGAAGGTGATTTAGATGGGGATGGGGCTTTGAATGAGATGGAGTTTTGTACCCTCATGCTTAGGTTGAGTCCTGACTTGATGAACAATTCCAGAAATTTATTGGTAGAAGCTATCCTCAATTTCTATGCCCTTTGTCAAATTAGTATTAATTAG
- the LOC107938228 gene encoding uncharacterized protein translates to MAEVEKQDKLAVNGGKREEEETLLEGMAVLDFDMLCSTVALQTQGKWRKLESAEDPLEQGNADFGGVLRMWEGEVVLDFLEDRRLALESACCPCYRFGKNMRRAGLGICLLQGTVYFILAVTAILNFVAFFVTKRNCFLYLGVTFILSIGAYLGFFRRQIKRKFNIRGNDSLLDDCVYHLICPCCTLSQESRTLEMNNVQDGTWHGRGDICIGSYAEGTKPLFGLHPPPTMSIKTPEPCSMQNGLNGDDNGQT, encoded by the exons atggcGGAAGTAGAGAAGCAAGACAAACTTGCTGTAAATGGAGGCAAAAGGGAAGAAGAAGAGACGCTGTTAGAAGGAATGGCGGTGTTGGATTTCGACATGCTATGTTCCACGGTGGCTTTGCAAACGCAAGGCAAATGGAGGAAACTCGAAAGCGCCGAGGATCCTTTAGAACAAGGAAACGCCGACTTCGGTGGTGTTTTGAGGATGTGGGAAGGTGAAGTTGTTCTTGATTTCTTGGAGGACCGCCGCCTCGCTCTCGAATCTGCCTG TTGCCCCTGCTATAGATTTGGGAAGAACATGCGGCGGGCTGGTTTAGGAATTTGTTTGCTTCAG GGAACTGTTTATTTCATCCTCGCAGTCACTGCTATTCTCAACTTTGTTGCCTTCTTCGTTACCAAGCGGAATTGCTTTCTGTATTTGGGTGTTACTTTCATCTTGTCTATTGGAGCATATTTGGGTTTCTTCCGTAGACagataaaaagaaaattcaatattAGG GGCAATGATAGCTTATTGGATGACTGCGTCTACCATCTGATCTGTCCTTGCTGTACACTATCTCAG GAGTCTAGAACATTGGAGATGAACAACGTCCAAGATGGTACATGGCATGGTCGTGGTGATATATGCATAGGAAGCTATGCTGAAGGCACCAAGCCGCTCTTTGGGCTACACCCTCCTCCTACCATGTCAATTAAGACCCCTGAACCCTGCAGCATGCAAAATGGTCTAAATGGCGATGATAATGGTCAAACATGA
- the LOC107938224 gene encoding G-type lectin S-receptor-like serine/threonine-protein kinase At4g27290 gives MGKLKGNFLFFLSLVFLFLESSIAVDTITPAHSINDSQTIVSAGHKFELGFFNTGDSNYRYLGIWYKNIPVRTVVWVANREFPLVNNSGLLKLGDDGTLSIVNESRSIIWSSNSSLTAKNPVAELLDTGNLVVKDAGDDNDERYIWQSFDYPSDTLLPGMKLGWNKKTGLNRHLTSWKSSDDPSPGEYTYSVDPRGLPQLVLRKGSDEQFRSGPWYGTQFSGVPVLKVNPVFTPIFVSNADEVYYSYNITANIPSRFVLSQSGSVQHLSWNDRHSNWYLIFTVQEDRCDNYDLCGSYGICNINRTPNCDCLKGFEPKSSNDWDVLDWSGGCVRKDPHICHEGEGFVKFTGLKLPDASQFRVNVSMTIGDCEAECLKNCSCVAYAKLDIRGTGNGCVTWYEDLIDIRQVPQYGQDLYIRMAASALEKKADTSNNRKNVTIATTISVASAMIILVLIGWFLSWKQKMIRTQQPENQLTISKVETEEDLELPLFEFATIQAATNNFSPANKIGEGGYGPVFKGEIPTGQEVAVKRLAENSGQGLQEFKNEVLLISNLQHRNLVKLLGCCIEREERMLVYEYMPNRSLDSLIFDESRRSSLDWRRRYDIIVGIARGLLYLHRDSRLRIIHRDLKASNVLLDNEMNPKISDFGMARTFCGDQTEANTKRIVGTYGYMPPEYAIDGHFSLKSDVFSFGVILLEMVSGKKNRGFFHSTHKLNLLGHAWKLWNEGKALELMDELMEQDFVEEEALRCIQVGLLCVQQRPEDRPVMQTVVLMLDSESMSLPQPGRPGFYAERCLSETDSSSLGNLISNEMTVTLLEGR, from the exons ATGGGGAAATTGAAAGGCAACTTCTTGTTTTTTCTATCTCTAGTATTTTTGTTCTTAGAAAGTTCGATTGCCGTTGATACCATAACTCCAGCACACTCCATCAACGACAGCCAGACAATAGTGTCCGCGGGTCATAAATTTGAACTAGGTTTCTTCAATACTGGGGATTCCAATTATCGATATCTAGGAATATGGTACAAGAACATTCCGGTTCGGACTGTTGTTTGGGTCGCAAACAGAGAGTTCCCGCTTGTAAATAATTCTGGTTTATTAAAACTTGGCGATGATGGAACTCTGTCCATTGTCAATGAATCAAGGAGCATTATCTGGTCTTCGAATTCATCACTGACAGCTAAAAATCCAGTTGCGGAGTTGTTAGATACTGGGAATCTCGTTGTGAAGGATGCAGGGGATGACAATGATGAGAGGTACATATGGCAAAGCTTTGACTATCCATCAGACACATTGTTACCGGGAATGAAACTTGGTTGGAACAAGAAAACCGGTCTCAATAGACATCTTACTTCATGGAAAAGTTCGGACGATCCTTCTCCTGGAGAATATACTTATAGCGTGGATCCTCGTGGACTTCCTCAACTCGTCCTTCGCAAGGGTTCCGACGAGCAGTTCCGGAGTGGACCGTGGTATGGAACACAGTTTAGTGGTGTGCCAGTTTTGAAGGTAAACCCAGTTTTTACTCCAATATTTGTCTCCAACGCCGATGAAGTCTAttattcatataacataacagCCAACATCCCATCGAGGTTCGTGTTGAGTCAATCTGGATCGGTTCAACACCTTTCCTGGAATGATCGCCACTCTAACTGGTACCTCATATTCACTGTCCAAGAAGATAGATGTGATAACTACGACTTGTGTGGTAGTTACGGTATTTGCAACATTAACAGGACTCCTAACTGTGACTGCTTGAAGGGCTTTGAGCCCAAATCGTCCAACGACTGGGATGTCCTTGACTGGTCTGGCGGATGTGTACGAAAAGATCCACATATATGCCATGAAGGAGAAGGGTTTGTGAAATTCACAGGGCTGAAACTACCGGATGCTTCGCAGTTTAGGGTGAATGTAAGTATGACAATCGGAGATTGCGAGGCGGAGTGCCTGAAGAATTGTTCTTGCGTTGCTTATGCTAAATTAGACATTAGAGGCACAGGGAATGGTTGTGTAACCTGGTATGAAGACCTAATTGATATTAGACAAGTTCCTCAATATGGACAAGATCTTTACATAAGAATGGCAGCTTCCGCACTTG aaAAAAAGGCTGATACAAGCAACAATAGGAAGAATGTGACTATTGCAACAACTATATCAGTGGCTTCAGCAATGATAATCTTGGTTTTGATTGGTTGGTTTCTGAGTTGGAAGCAAAAGATGATTAGAA CTCAACAGCCAGAAAATCAACTGACCATTAGCAAGGTTGAAACTGAGGAGGATCTTGAGCTCCCCTTATTTGAATTTGCCACCATTCAAGCTGCTACTAATAACTTTTCGCCAGCAAACAAGATTGGAGAAGGTGGATATGGACCAGTATTCAAG GGTGAGATACCGACCGGACAAGAAGTGGCAGTGAAGAGACTTGCCGAGAATTCTGGACAAGGCCTTCAAGAGTTCAAAAATGAGGTCCTTTTGATCTCCAATCTTCAACATAGAAATCTGGTGAAGCTACTAGGCTGTTGCATTGAAAGGGAAGAGAGAATGTTAGTCTATGAGTACATGCCAAATAGAAGCTTGGATTCCTTAATCTTTG ATGAATCAAGGCGGTCTTCACTTGACTGGAGAAGGAGATATGACATCATTGTTGGGATAGCTCGTGGGCTTCTTTATCTTCATAGAGACTCAAGACTGAGGATCATTCATAGGGACCTAAAGGCCAGCAATGTCCTGTTGGACAATGAGATGAATCCCAAAATTTCAGACTTTGGAATGGCGAGAACGTTCTGCGGGGATCAAACCGAAGCAAATACAAAGAGGATAGTTGGAACCTA TGGTTATATGCCTCCAGAGTATGCAATAGATGGACACTTTTCTTTGAAATCTGACGTCTTCAGCTTTGGAGTCATATTGTTGGAGATGGTGAGTGGAAAGAAGAACCGGGGGTTTTTTCATTCCACCCACAAACTCAACCTTCTGGGGCAT GCCTGGAAGTTGTGGAATGAAGGGAAGGCCCTGGAATTAATGGATGAATTGATGGAACAAGATTTTGTAGAAGAGGAAGCACTAAGATGCATACAGGTGGGACTCCTTTGTGTCCAGCAGAGGCCAGAAGACAGGCCAGTGATGCAAACGGTAGTGTTGATGTTGGATAGTGAGAGTATGTCATTGCCTCAACCTGGAAGACCTGGGTTTTATGCAGAAAGGTGTCTTTCGGAGACGGATTCATCGTCTCTTGGGAATCTAATTTCCAATGAGATGACTGTTACCTTATTAGAGGGTCGTTAG